A genome region from Pseudorca crassidens isolate mPseCra1 chromosome 20, mPseCra1.hap1, whole genome shotgun sequence includes the following:
- the BICRA gene encoding BRD4-interacting chromatin-remodeling complex-associated protein isoform X4, with protein sequence MDDEDGRCLLDVICDPQALNDFLHGSEKLDSDDLLDNPGEAQSAFYEGPGLHVQEASGNHLNPEPSQPAPSVDLDFLEDDILGSPAAGGGGGGGADQPCDILQQSLQEANITEQTLEAEAELDLGPFQLPTLQPADGGAGPAGTGGAAAVATGPQALFPGGADLLGLQAPPTVLTHQALVPPQDVVSKALSVQPFLQPVGLGNVTLQPIPGLQGLPNGSPGGAAAATLGLAPIQVVGQPVMALNPPTSQLLAKQVPVSGYLASAAGPSEPVTLASAGVSPQGAGLVIQKNLPAAVATTLNGNSVFGGAGAATAAASGAPSGQPLAVAPGLGTSPLVPAPNVILHRTPTPIQPKPAGVLPPKLYQLTPKPFAPAGATLTIQGEAGGLPQQPKAPQNLTFMAAGKAGQNVVLSGFPAPALQANVFKQPPATTTGGAPPQPPGALSKPMSVHLLNQGSSIVIPAQHMLPGQNQFLLPGTSAVQLPQPLSALPANVGGQILAAAAPHAGGQLIANPILTNQNLAGPLSLGPVLAPHSGAHSAAHILSAAPIQVGQPALFQMPVSLAAGSLPTQSQPAPTGPAATTVLQGVTLPPSAVAMLNAPDGLVQPATPAAAAAAAGEAAPVLAVQTAPQASPAVSTPLPLGLQQPQAQQQQQPAQGPAPQAAPAQTSTPQPSPGLASSPEKMVLGQPPSAAATAILTQDSLQMFLPQERSQQPLSTEGPHLSVPASVIVSAPPPAQDPALTTPVTKGAGLGPQAPDSQASPAPAPQVPSGIILQSKAVGAPAAPQTSASLGPLGSPTASGLVSGQAPSGTSTAPSHAPAPAPVATAGLPPLLPAESKAFASNLPTLTVAKAAASGPGKSSGLQYECKLSSLKKPPTLQPSKEACFLEHLHKHQGSVLHPDYKTAFPSFEDALHRLLPYHVYQGALPSPNDYHKVDEEFETVSTQLLKRTQAMLNKYRLLLLEESRRVSPSAEMVMIDRMFIQEEKTTLALDKQLAKEKPDEYVSSSRSLGLPLAASSEGHRLPSHGPSPSSASGAPTQPPLHLPTKLVIRHGGAGGSPSVSWARASSSSLSSSALSSAASSLDADEDGPMPSRNRPPIKTYEARSRIGLKLKIKQEAGLRKVVHNTALDPVHQTPPPPPAALKAAEPPPRPPPPPPATGQMNGTVDHPPPPPAAADRKPPAPAPHCPRLPLRKTYRENVEASGGGAAEGAAAGRARGGSPAPLPTKVDEATSGLIRELAAVEDELYQRMLKGAPAEPAAGAGQGSGSREPGWEAPPLPPAKRRKSESPDVDQASFSSDSPQDDTLTEHLQSAIDSILNLQQAPGRTPAPPYPHAAPAAVTPASPTPLHRPEAYPPSSHNGGLGARTLNR encoded by the exons CTTGACAGTGATGACCTCCTGGATAATCCCGGGGAGGCCCAAAGTGCCTTCTATGAAGGTCCTGGG CTCCACGTGCAAGAAGCTTCTGGCAACCACTTGAACCCAGAGCCCAGCCAGCCGGCCCCCAGCGTGGACCTCGACTTCCTGGAAGATGATATCCTGGGCTCaccggcggcggggggcgggggcggcgggggcgccGACCAGCCCTGTGACATCCTCCAGCAGAGCCTCCAGGAGGCCAACATCACCGAGCAGACACTCGAAGCCGAGGCCGAGCTGGACCTGGGCCCCTTCCAGCTGCCCACGCTGCAGCCTGCGGATGGCGGGGCTGGCCCAGCGGGGACCGGAGGGGCTGCCGCCGTGGCCACGGGGCCCCAGGCCCTCTTCCCGGGTGGGGCTGACCTGCTGGGGCTGCAGGCCCCGCCCACCGTGCTGACCCACCAGGCCCTGGTGCCGCCCCAGGACGTGGTCAGCAAAGCCCTCAGTGTCCAGCCCTTCCTGCAGCCCGTGGGCCTGGGCAACGTGACCCTGCAGCCCATCCCAGGCCTTCAGGGCCTGCCCAACGGCAGCCCCGGGGGCGCCGCGGCGGCTACTCTCGGCCTGGCTCCCATCCAGGTGGTGGGCCAGCCCGTCATGGCACTCAACCCGCCCACCTCCCAGCTCCTGGCCAAGCAGGTGCCCGTCAGCGGTTATCTGGCCTCGGCAGCTGGCCCTTCAGAGCCAGTGACCCTGGCATCGGCCGGCGTCTCGCCGCAGGGGGCTGGCCTGGTCATCCAGAAGAACCTCCCTGCCGCCGTGGCCACCACGCTCAATGGGAACTCGGTGTTCGGAGGGGCGGGAGCCGCCACGGCCGCGGCCAGCGGGGCGCCCTCGGGACAGCCGCTGGCGGTGGCCCCGGGCCTCGGCACGTCGCCACTGGTTCCGGCGCCCAACGTGATCCTGCACCGCACGCCCACGCCCATCCAGCCCAAGCCTGCCGGCGTGCTGCCCCCCAAGCTCTACCAGCTGACACCCAAGCCGTTCGCCCCCGCGGGCGCCACGCTCACCATCCAGGGCGAGGCAGGGGGCCTCCCACAGCAGCCCAAGGCCCCCCAGAACCTGACTTTCATGGCGGCGGGCAAGGCCGGCCAGAACGTGGTGCTGTCGGGCTTCCCGGCGCCCGCCCTGCAGGCGAACGTCTTCAAGCAGCCTCCCGCCACCACCACGGGCGGGGCCCCGCCGCAACCCCCCGGGGCCCTGAGCAAGCCCATGAGCGTGCACCTCCTGAATCAAGGCAGCAGCATCGTCATCCCCGCCCAGCACATGCTGCCGGGCCAGAACCAGTTCTTGCTGCCCGGCACGTCGGCAGTCCAGCTCCCCCAGCCGCTCTCGGCCCTGCCGGCCAACGTGGGCGGGCAGATCCTGGCGGCGGCAGCCCCCCACGCGGGCGGACAGCTCATCGCCAACCCCATCCTCACCAACCAGAACCTGGCGGGCCCGCTGAGCCTGGGCCCTGTGCTGGCCCCCCACTCCGGGGCCCACAGCGCAGCCCACATCCTCTCGGCGGCCCCCATCCAGGTGGGCCAGCCAGCGCTCTTCCAGATGCCCGTGTCGCTGGCCGCGGGCAGCCTGCCCACACAGAGCCAGCCGGCACCCACCGGCCCCGCCGCCACTACCGTCCTCCAGGGGGTCACTCTGCCCCCCAGCGCCGTGGCTATGCTCAACGCCCCCGACGGTCTGGTGCAGCCCGCCAcccctgccgccgccgccgccgccgctgggGAGGCTGCGCCTGTCCTCGCAGTGCAGACGGCGCCCCAGGCGTCCCCCGCGGTCAGCACGCCGCTGCCTCTGGGCCTCCAGCAGCCGCAGgcacagcaacagcagcagcccGCACAGGGCCCTGCCCCGCAGGCCGCCCCGGCTCAGACCtccaccccccagcccagcccaggcctggcgTCCAGCCCGGAGAAGATGGTCCTGGGGCAGCCGCCCTCTGCCGCCGCCACGGCCATCCTCACTCAGGACTCCCTGCAGATGTTCCTGCCCCAG GAGAGGAGCCAGCAGCCCCTCTCCACAGAGGGCCCCCACCTCTCCGTGCCCGCCTCGGTCATAGTCAGCGCCCCGCCTCCCGCCCAAGACCCAGCCCTGACCACCCCCGTCACCAAAGGAGCTGGCCTTGGCCCTCAGGCCCCCGACAGCCAGGCCTCCCCGGCGCCGGCCCCCCAG GTGCCGTCCGGAATCATCCTCCAGAGCAAGGCTGTGGGCGCCCCCGCCGCCCCGCAGACCTCCGCCAGCCTGGGGCCCCTCGGCAGCCCCACCGCCTCCGGGCTGGTCAGTGGGCAGGCCCCATCTGGGACCTCCACCGCCCCCAGCCATGCCCCGGCCCCGGCGCCCGTGGCCACTGCAG gcctccctcctctgcttcccGCCGAGAGCAAAGCCTTTGCCAGCAACCTCCCCACCCTGACTGTGGCCAAGGCCGCTGCATCTgggccagggaagtcctccgGGCTGCAG taTGAGTGCAAGTTGAGCAGCCTGAAGAAGCCACCTACCCTTCAGCCCAGCAAAGAAGCCTG cttCCTGGAGCATTTGCACAAACATCAGGGCTCCGTCCTGCACCCTGACTACAAGACGGCCTTCCCCTCCTTTGAGGACGCCCTGCATCGCCTCCTGCCCTACCACGTCTACCAgggtgccctcccctcccccaacgaCTACCACAAAG TGGACGAGGAGTTTGAGACGGTTTCCACGCAGCTGCTGAAACGCACCCAGgccatgctcaataaataccgcCTCCTGCTCTTGGAGGAGTCCCGG AGGGTGAGCCCCTCAGCGGAGATGGTAATGATCGACCGAATGTTCATTCAGGAGGAAAAGACCACGCTGGCCTTGGACAAGCAGCTGGCCAAGGAGAAGCCTG ATGAGTATGTGTCTTCCTCGCGCTCTCTCGGCCTCCCCCTCGCCGCCTCTTCCGAGGGACACCGACTCCCCAGCCACGGCCCATCACCGTCCTCAGCGTCTGGGGCCCCGACCCAACCCCCTCTGCACCTGCCCACCAAGCTGGTGATCCGGCACGGTGGGGCGGGCGGCTCCCCTTCCGTGAGCTGGGCCCGGGCGTCCTCCTCCTCCCTGTCCTCATCTGCCTTGTCCTCCGCTGCCTCCTCCCTGGACGCCGACGAGGACGGCCCGATGCCTTCCCGTAACCGCCCGCCCATCAAGACCTATGAGGCCCGGAGCCGCATTGGCCTCAAGCTCAAGATCAAACAGGAAGCCGGACTCAGGAAGGTCGTCCACAACACAGCCCTGGACCCGGTGCACCAGACCCCGCCGCCACCCCCCGCCGCCCTCAAGGCGGCCgagcccccgccccggcccccgccgccgccccccgccACCGGCCAGATGAACGGCACAGTGGAccacccgccgccgccgccggccgctGCCGACCGCAAGCCACCGGCGCCGGCCCCCCACTGCCCCCGCCTGCCCCTCCGCAAGACCTACCGCGAGAACGTGGAGGCCTCGGGCGGCGGGGCGGCCGAGGGCGCGGCAGCGGGCAGAGCCCGGGGTGGCAGCCCGGCCCCGCTGCCCACCAAAGTGGACGAGGCCACCAGCGGGCTCATCCGCGAGCTGGCGGCGGTGGAGGACGAGCTGTACCAGCGCATGCTGAAGGGCGCCCCGGCCGAACCCGCGGCCGGCGCCGGGCAGGGCAGCGGCAGCCGGGAGCCCGGCTGGGAGGCGCCCCCGCTGCCCCCGGCCAAGCGGCGCAAGTCCGAGTCGCCCGACGTGGACCAGGCCAGCTTCTCCAGCGACAGCCCGCAGGACGACACGCTCACGGAACACCTCCAGAGCGCCATCGACAGCATCCTGAACCTCCAACAGGCCCCCGGCCGGACGCCCGCTCCCCCGTACCCACACGCCGCCCCGGCGGCGGTCACGCCTGCCTCCCCGACGCCCCTGCACAGGCCGGAGGCCTACCCGCCCTCCAGTCACAACGGTGGCCTCGGCGCCAGGACGTTGAACAGATAA